The following nucleotide sequence is from Streptomyces xiamenensis.
CGAAGGAGTGGGCGGTGCCGTACTTGGGCGCGGGCAGTCCGGCGGCCTCCAGGACGCGGCCGAAGTGGCCGCGTTCCTCGGCGAGGTTGATGGCCTCGGGCGAGGTGCCGACGATCGGGACGCCGTTGTCCTTCAGGGCCTGGGCCAGGCCGAGCGGGGTCTGGCCGCCGAGCTGGACGATGACGCCGGCCAGCGGTCCCGCCTGCTGTTCGGCGTGCACGATCTCCAGGACGTCCTCCAGGGTGAGCGGCTCGAAGTAGAGCCGGTCGGAGGTGTCGTAGTCGGTGGAGACGGTCTCGGGGTTGCAGTTGACCATGACGGTCTCGTAGCCGGCCTCGCTGAGCGCGAAGGAGGCGTGCACACAGGAGTAGTCGAACTCGATGCCCTGGCCGATGCGGTTGGGCCCGGAGCCCAGGATGATCACGGCGGGCTTGGTGCGCGGGCCGACCTCGCTCTCCTCGTCGTAGGAGGAGTAGAGGTACGGGGTGCGGGCGGCGAACTCGGCGGCGCAGGTGTCCACGGTCTTGTAGACGGGGCGTACGCCCAGGGCGTGCCGCACCTCGCGCACCACGTCCTCGCGCAGGCCGCGGATGCCGGCGATCTGGGCGTCGGAGAAGCCGTGCCGCTTGGCGTGAGCCAGCAGGTCGGCGTCCAGGAGTTCGGCGGCGGCGATCTCCCCGGCGATCTCCGCGACCAGGAACAGCTGGTCGACGAACCAGGGGTCGATCTTGGTGGCGTCGAAGACCTCTTCGGGGGTGGCGCCGGCCCGGATGGCGGCCATCACGGTGTTCAGCCGGCCGTCGGTGGGCATCTGGGCGCGCACCAGCAGCTCCGCCTTGTCGCCCGGCTCACCGCTGAAGTCGAACTGGGAGTCCTTCTTCTCCAGGGAGCGCAGCGCCTTGTTGAGCGCCTCGGTGAAGTTGCGGCCGATGGCCATGGCCTCGCCCACCGACTTCATGGTGGTGGTGAGGGAGGAGTCGGCGGCCGGGAACTTCTCGAAGGCGAACCGCGGGACCTTGACCACCACGTAGTCGAGGGTGGGCTCGAAGGAGGCCGGGGTCTGCTCGGTGATGTCGTTGGGGATCTCGTCCAGCGTGTAGCCGATGGCGAGCCGGGCGGCGATCTTGGCGATCGGGAAGCCGGTGGCCTTGGAGGCGAGCGCGGAGGAGCGCGAGACCCGGGGGTTCATCTCGATGACGACGACGCGGCCGTCCTCGGGGTTGACGGCGAACTGGATGTTGCAGCCGCCGGTGTCGACGCCGACCTCGCGGATGACGGCGATACCGATGTCCCGCAGGATCTGGTACTCGCGGTCGGTGAGGGTCATGGCGGGGGCGACGGTGATGGAGTCGCCGGTGTGCACGCCCATCGGGTCGAGGTTCTCGATGGAGCACACCACGACCACGTTGTCGGCGCGGTCGCGCATCAGCTCCAGCTCGTACTCCTTCCACCCCAGGATGGACTCCTCCAGGAGCACCTCGGTGGTGGGCGACAGGGCCAGGCCCTGGCCGGCGATGCGGCGCAGCTCCTCCTCGTCGTGCGCGAAGCCGGAGCCGGCACCGCCCATGGTGAAGGAGGGGCGGACCACGACGGGGTAGCCGCCGAGGGCGGGGACGCCGGCGAGCACCTCGGCCATCGAGTGGCAGATGACGGAACGGGCGGATTCGCCGTGGCCGATCTTCTCCCGTACCGCCTCGACCACGCCCTTGAACAGCTCGCGGTCCTCGCCCTTGTTGATGGCCTCGACGTTGGCGCCGATCAGCTCCACGCCGTACCGGTCCAGGGTGCCGGCGCCGTGCAGGGCGATGGCGGTGTTGAGGGCGGTCTGGCCGCCGAGGGTGGGGAGCAGCGCGTCGGGCCGCTCCTTGTCGATGATCTTCTCTACGTACTCCGGGGTGATCGGCTCGACGTAGGTGGCGTCGGCGATCTCCGGGTCGGTCATGATCGTGGCCGGATTGGAGTTGACGAGGATGACGCGCAGTCCCTCGGACTTCAGCACGCGGCATGCCTGGGTGCCCGAGTAGTCGAACTCGGCGGCCTGTCCGATGACGATCGGACCGGATCCGATGACCAGGACGGACTGGATGTCGGTGCGCTTAGGCACGCTGGTCCTCCATCAGGGAGACGAAGCGGTCGAACAGGTAGGCGGCGTCGTGCGGGCCGGCTGCCGCTTCGGGGTGGTACTGGACGCTGAAGGCCGGCCGGTCGAGCAGTCGCAGCCCTTCGACGACGTTGTCGTTGAGGCAGACGTGGGAGACCTCGGCGCGGCCGAAGGGGGTGTCGGAGACGGTGTCGAGCGGGGCGTCGACGGCGAACCCGTGGTTGTGGGC
It contains:
- the carB gene encoding carbamoyl-phosphate synthase large subunit, with the translated sequence MPKRTDIQSVLVIGSGPIVIGQAAEFDYSGTQACRVLKSEGLRVILVNSNPATIMTDPEIADATYVEPITPEYVEKIIDKERPDALLPTLGGQTALNTAIALHGAGTLDRYGVELIGANVEAINKGEDRELFKGVVEAVREKIGHGESARSVICHSMAEVLAGVPALGGYPVVVRPSFTMGGAGSGFAHDEEELRRIAGQGLALSPTTEVLLEESILGWKEYELELMRDRADNVVVVCSIENLDPMGVHTGDSITVAPAMTLTDREYQILRDIGIAVIREVGVDTGGCNIQFAVNPEDGRVVVIEMNPRVSRSSALASKATGFPIAKIAARLAIGYTLDEIPNDITEQTPASFEPTLDYVVVKVPRFAFEKFPAADSSLTTTMKSVGEAMAIGRNFTEALNKALRSLEKKDSQFDFSGEPGDKAELLVRAQMPTDGRLNTVMAAIRAGATPEEVFDATKIDPWFVDQLFLVAEIAGEIAAAELLDADLLAHAKRHGFSDAQIAGIRGLREDVVREVRHALGVRPVYKTVDTCAAEFAARTPYLYSSYDEESEVGPRTKPAVIILGSGPNRIGQGIEFDYSCVHASFALSEAGYETVMVNCNPETVSTDYDTSDRLYFEPLTLEDVLEIVHAEQQAGPLAGVIVQLGGQTPLGLAQALKDNGVPIVGTSPEAINLAEERGHFGRVLEAAGLPAPKYGTAHSFEEARTIAAGIGYPVMVRPSYVLGGRGMQIVYDEPSLADYLQRHAGLISEHPVLIDRFLDDAIEIDVDALYDGQELYLGGVMEHIEEAGIHSGDSACALPPITLGGHDIKRLRASTEAIAAGVGVRGLINIQFALSGDILYVLEANPRASRTVPFTSKATAVPLAKAAARISLGATVAELRAEGLLPAHGDGGTLPMDAPISVKEAVMPWSRFRDVHGRGVDTVLGPEMRSTGEVMGIDSVFGTAYAKSQAGAYGALPTKGRAFISIANRDKRAMIFPARALVEHGFELLATSGTAEVLRRNGIEATVVRKQSEGEGPNGERTIVQLIHDGHVDLIVNTPYGTGGRLDGYDIRTAAVARAVPCLTTVQALAAAVQGIDALRHGDVGVRSLQDHARHLISAREAAGEGAGA